The stretch of DNA CGCTCGGCCTGTTGCTGAGCCAAGGCGGCGAGTTCGGCTTCGTGCTGTTCGCGCAGGCGCAGGCGGGGCTGTTGATCGAGCCTCAGGCGGCCAGCCAGTTCGGCGCGATCATCACGCTGTCGATGGCGACGACGCCGTTCCTGATGGGAATCACGCGGCGCTTCCGGACCGAACCCGTCGCCAAGGACCAGGAACGCGATGGGCCGAAGACCGACGGGGCGAATGCGATCATCGTGGGCTATGGACGGTTCGGCCAGACGGTCGGCCAGATGCTGCTCGCGCAGGATATCCCCGTGACGCTGATCGACACCGATATCGAGATGATCGATATCGCCGGCGAGTTCGGCGCGAAGGTTTATTATGGCGACGGCACGAGGCTCGACCTGCTGCGGCAGGCGGGGGCGGCGGAGGCGGAGATCATCTGCTTCTGCATGGACGGCGACCAACTCGATCCAGCCACGATCGAGGGGGTCCACGAGGCGTTTCCAAAGGCCGCGATCTATGTCCGCGCGTTCGATCGGCGCGCGCTGGTGAAACTGAAGAACACGTCCGCGACCGCGGTGGTGCGCGAAGTGCTCGAGTCCGCGGTGAAGATGGCGCGGCTGGCGCTGCGCGGACTGGACGTGTCGCCGACCGATATCGATCGTGCCGAGGAGCAATATCGCGCGCGCGACAAGGAGCGGTTGCAGCTCCAGATCGATTCGGGCGACATGCGTGCGGCGCGGGCCGAGACCGCCAAGCGCTTTCCCTGGGGGAATGACTCGCAATGATCATCGCCATTCTCGCAGCGCTCTCAGGCGCGATCGCCGTCGCCGCGGGGGCGTTCGGTGCCCACGGCGCCAGTGGATCGGCGGCGGAGTGGCTCAAGACGGGGGCGCAGTATCAGTTGGTCCATATCGTCGCCGCACTGGTCGCGATCAGGATGGAGGCACGAGGGCCGGCATGGCTGTTCGTGATCGGCGCGGCGATCTTCGCACTGACGTTGTACGCGATGGCGCTGGGCGCACCGCGCTGGTTCGGCGCGATCACGCCGATCGGGGGCGCGCTGTTGATTGCCGGCTGGCTGTGGCTCGCGTGGAGTGCCGCCCGGACCTGACCCTGGCGGTGTACATTCCTCCCCCGCCAGGGGGAGGTGTCGCCGAAGGTGACGGAGGGGGAGGAACGCGCAATCGCGGTTGTCGCGTACCGCCCCCTCCGTCTGGCAAGCGCCAGCCACCTCCCCCTGGCGGGGGAGGATGGCACGATCAGCGCTTCTTCCGGCAGGCGTCGGAGCAGTAGATCACGCTGTCCCAGTCGCGTGCCCATTTCTTGCGCCACGTGAATGGCCGCTCGCACGCCGGACACACTTTGGTCGGCAGGTTCTGCTTGGAGACACCGTTCGGCATCAGCGGGGCCTTGCGTCGAGGAAGGTTTCGACGTCGGCGAGCTCGACCGTCTTGTCGAGATACGTCTGCCCGATTCCGCGCGCGAGCAGGAAGGGTAGCGTGCCGGCCGCCATCTTCTTGTCGTGCCGCATGTGATCGACGAGGCGCGCCCCGCCAGCGCCGATCTTCGCCGCCGCCAGACCGTCCGGCAGGCCGACAGCGCACCAATGCGCCGCGACACGCTCCGCATCCTGCCCCGAGCAGATTCCTTGCGCCGCGGAGAAGCCGAACGCCAGCGAACAGCCCGCCGCGACACCCTCGCCGTGAATCAACGCCTGCGAGAAGCCGGTCTCGGCTTCCAGCGCGTGACCAAAGGTATGCCCGAGGTTGAGCAACGCCCGCGTTCCGTTCGTCTCATGCTCGTCCGCCGCGACGATCCGCGCCTTGGCCGAAACGCTGTGCGCGATCGCATATTCGCGGAGGGCCAGGTCGCCAGCCAGCAACGCCGCGCCGTTGGCCTCGCACCATTCGAAGAACGCTAAATCGTCAATGAGCCCGTATTTCACGACCTCCGCATAGCCTGCGCGCAGCTCGCGGATCGGCAGCGTGTCGAGCACCTGGGGGTCAATCAGCACCATCATCGGCTGATGAAACGCGCCGATCAGGTTCTTGCCGGCGCGCGTGTTGATCGCGGTCTTGCCGCCGACCGAGCTGTCGACCTGTGCGAGCAGGCTCGTCGGGATCTGGACGAAATTGCAGCCGCGCTTGAGAATCGAGCAGGCGAACCCGACCAGGTCCCCCATCACGCCGCCACCCAGCGCGACGACGTGATCGCCGCGCTCGACGCCGAGTTCGAGCAACCGGTCGCACAGCCTCTCCAGCGTCGCCCAGCTCTTGCTGCCCTCGCCCGGCGGCAGCACGATTGCCTCGGACGCGATTCTCGCCGCCGTCAGCGACGCCTGCAGGGTCGCGAGGTGGACCGACAGATTCTCGTCGGTGACGATCGCCACGCGGCGCGTGCCGGCGAGTGGCGCGAGATGGTCGCCCGCCCTTGCGAGAATTCCCGCCTCGACATGGATCGGGTAGGTCCGCGCACCCAGTTCGACGGTAACGGTCTTCATCGGCCAAGCGCCCTCAGGATAGCGGCGACGGTCGCTTCGTGCGGCGTCTTGTTGCTGACAATATGGATGTGCGCCTGCGCGTAGATCGGGTTGCGCACGCGCGCCAGTTCGGCGAGCACCTTGCCCGGATCGCGGTTGCGCAGAAGCGGCCGCGTATCGCGCCGCCCGACGCGTTCGACCAGGATGTCAGGGTGTGCGCTGAGCCACACCGACACCGCATCACGCAGGATCAGCGCGCGCGTGTCGTCGTTGATGAACGCACCGCCGCCCGTCGCGATGATCTTCGGCGTGCCGTCGATGAGCCGCGCGATCACGCGGCGTTCGCCGTCGCGGAAATACTCTTCACCGTATTTCGCGAAGATCTCGGCGACGGTCATGCCCGACGCCGCCTCGATCTCATGGTCGGCATCGACGAACGGCAGGTTCATGCGCAGCGCGAGGCGGCGGCCGACGGTGGTCTTGCCGACGCCCATCAGCCCGACGAGCACGATCGGGCGATCGATCGGGGCAGGGCGGCGACCGCCGGAAGGGTTGTGGCTTTGCAACATCGTAGCCCGCGCTATACAGCGGCTCCGCGCGAGGGCAAAAGCTCTTGGCGCGCGATATTATTGCCCCGTTCACTACAAGGTTACGTCGTATGCCCCGTTTCATCG from Sphingomonas sp. HMP9 encodes:
- a CDS encoding DUF423 domain-containing protein gives rise to the protein MIIAILAALSGAIAVAAGAFGAHGASGSAAEWLKTGAQYQLVHIVAALVAIRMEARGPAWLFVIGAAIFALTLYAMALGAPRWFGAITPIGGALLIAGWLWLAWSAART
- a CDS encoding DUF2256 domain-containing protein, with the protein product MPNGVSKQNLPTKVCPACERPFTWRKKWARDWDSVIYCSDACRKKR
- the aroB gene encoding 3-dehydroquinate synthase, yielding MKTVTVELGARTYPIHVEAGILARAGDHLAPLAGTRRVAIVTDENLSVHLATLQASLTAARIASEAIVLPPGEGSKSWATLERLCDRLLELGVERGDHVVALGGGVMGDLVGFACSILKRGCNFVQIPTSLLAQVDSSVGGKTAINTRAGKNLIGAFHQPMMVLIDPQVLDTLPIRELRAGYAEVVKYGLIDDLAFFEWCEANGAALLAGDLALREYAIAHSVSAKARIVAADEHETNGTRALLNLGHTFGHALEAETGFSQALIHGEGVAAGCSLAFGFSAAQGICSGQDAERVAAHWCAVGLPDGLAAAKIGAGGARLVDHMRHDKKMAAGTLPFLLARGIGQTYLDKTVELADVETFLDARPR
- a CDS encoding shikimate kinase, whose product is MLQSHNPSGGRRPAPIDRPIVLVGLMGVGKTTVGRRLALRMNLPFVDADHEIEAASGMTVAEIFAKYGEEYFRDGERRVIARLIDGTPKIIATGGGAFINDDTRALILRDAVSVWLSAHPDILVERVGRRDTRPLLRNRDPGKVLAELARVRNPIYAQAHIHIVSNKTPHEATVAAILRALGR